Proteins from a genomic interval of Pirellulales bacterium:
- a CDS encoding DUF1592 domain-containing protein — protein sequence MNRLLLASLGIFFCLSSAAARADDDRVPFAPLKTEYAQRVHALLGQYCLGCHSTADKQGELDLEQFATLADVRRAPQAWQKVAEMLAHGEMPPKDADQPSAAEMKQLREWVQRYLNAEAHASAGDPGPVALRRLNNAEYNYTILDLTQVDLRPTREFPADSAAGEGFTNASQALVMSPALLTKYLDAGKEIARHAMLLPDGLRFSPSATRRDWSDELMTEIKALYARYSDAEGHLPLEPYLLATLEERDALESGSKSIAEIAQARNLSPRYLATLWQSLTASDDSILLASLRTRWRAATPADVAALAGEIHTWQQALSRFQNVGHMKPWIVTVDPLQTTQELKLQIPTIEAGQVVTVYLAASDAGDGAAGDAVVWHHPRLAIPGRPDLALRDVREFVAQLASRRERLFASAARCLTAAAEVAQSTSDVDVDALARQQDVDPSDLAAWLEYLGIRSSAEIELDLLTEKITQSAGYNFVQGYGSGETPNVVANASDQHVRIPGNAKPHGVVVHPSPTLAIGAGWRSPVSAAMRIEGAVTSAHPECGNGVTWSLELRRGATRQMLAKGISAGAQLVQVGPVENIAIRQGDFVSLLIGPRDGNHACDLTDIELVLSTGGDHSQVWNLTADVSPDLLAGNPHADRQGNAGVWHFYTEPVSGVPSGPVIPADSILARWQAVEGKEEKNKLAEELQSLLLAGPPAGAQTPNGALYRQLASLGGPLFAGAQLEANNAAGASGNLDWGLDPTLFGKSPSGEPIDAHDLCVAASSVLELKLPADLVGGCELLATAALHPVEGRDGTAQVEIASIPPKNTSTLRADAPILVGEAGTRREALARACEDFRRLFPAALCYNRIVPVDEAVTLTLFHREDESLARLMLDDRERADLDRLWSELHYVSQDALTQVDAFAQLMEYATQDSDPRLFEPYREPIHRHAAEYRQQLIDTEPQHLAAALALAGRAYRRPLRENEQQELKDLYTKLRGEDIPHEEAIRLLVARIFVSPAFLYRVEEAASGKEARPISDTELASRLSYFLWSSCPDEELRDLAAAGALHTEEAILAQTRRLSADPRVRRMAVEFASQWIHVYDFDTLDEKSEQHYPEFKTLRGDMYEEAIRFFTDLIQRDGSVLDVLDADYTFVNERLAAFYGIEGVSGDEWRRVEGVRSLGRGGILGFASTLAKQSGASRTSPTLRGAWVSEVLLGEKLPRPPKDVPQIPEDETATAGLTVRQLVEKHASDPRCSTCHVRVDPFGFALEEFDAIGRRRQHDLADRSLDTNVTLRDGTQFAGQEGLRAYLRNERRDALLRQFCRKLLGYALGRGVQLSDEPLLAEMQSRLASRDYRFSAAVEAIVVSPQFREIRGQEYIGIEPVEPTEDE from the coding sequence GTGAACCGTCTCTTGCTCGCCTCACTGGGCATCTTCTTCTGCCTTTCGTCGGCCGCTGCCCGCGCGGACGACGACCGCGTTCCATTTGCGCCGCTCAAAACCGAGTATGCCCAGCGGGTACACGCCTTGCTCGGGCAATACTGCTTGGGATGCCATTCCACCGCCGATAAGCAGGGGGAACTCGACCTCGAGCAATTCGCCACGCTCGCCGACGTGCGACGAGCGCCGCAGGCCTGGCAGAAGGTGGCCGAGATGCTTGCGCACGGCGAGATGCCCCCCAAGGATGCCGATCAGCCCAGCGCCGCGGAAATGAAACAGTTGCGCGAGTGGGTTCAGCGCTATCTGAATGCCGAGGCGCACGCGAGCGCGGGAGACCCGGGCCCGGTCGCCCTGCGCCGACTCAACAACGCGGAATACAACTACACGATTCTCGATCTCACGCAGGTCGATCTCCGACCGACGCGAGAATTCCCGGCCGACAGTGCCGCCGGAGAAGGTTTTACGAACGCCAGCCAGGCGCTCGTCATGTCGCCGGCGCTGCTGACCAAGTATCTCGACGCGGGCAAAGAGATCGCGCGTCACGCCATGCTGTTGCCCGATGGCCTCCGCTTCTCGCCGAGCGCGACGCGGCGTGACTGGTCGGACGAACTGATGACCGAGATCAAGGCCCTCTACGCACGCTACTCCGACGCCGAAGGCCATTTGCCGCTCGAACCGTATTTGCTCGCCACGCTCGAAGAACGGGACGCGCTGGAATCAGGATCGAAGTCAATTGCCGAAATAGCCCAGGCGCGGAACTTGAGCCCCCGCTACCTCGCCACGCTGTGGCAAAGCCTGACCGCCTCCGACGATTCGATCTTGCTGGCCTCGCTTCGCACGCGCTGGCGAGCGGCCACGCCGGCCGATGTGGCGGCACTGGCAGGCGAGATCCACACGTGGCAGCAGGCCCTGTCCCGTTTCCAGAATGTCGGGCACATGAAGCCCTGGATCGTGACGGTCGACCCGCTGCAGACGACCCAAGAGCTCAAGCTGCAAATCCCGACCATCGAAGCGGGCCAGGTGGTGACGGTATATCTCGCGGCGAGCGATGCCGGCGATGGTGCAGCGGGGGACGCGGTCGTCTGGCATCATCCGCGACTGGCGATTCCCGGCCGCCCCGATCTGGCACTGCGCGATGTGCGGGAGTTCGTGGCGCAACTTGCCTCGCGCCGCGAGCGACTCTTTGCCAGCGCCGCCAGGTGTCTGACAGCGGCTGCCGAGGTGGCCCAGTCGACGAGCGACGTCGATGTCGACGCCCTGGCGCGGCAGCAGGATGTCGACCCCAGTGATTTGGCTGCTTGGCTCGAATATCTCGGCATTCGCTCCTCAGCTGAGATCGAACTCGATCTGCTCACGGAAAAGATCACGCAATCGGCGGGCTACAACTTCGTGCAGGGCTATGGCTCGGGCGAGACGCCCAATGTCGTCGCGAATGCCTCGGACCAGCACGTTCGCATTCCGGGCAATGCGAAACCGCATGGCGTCGTGGTACACCCTTCGCCGACGCTGGCCATCGGCGCCGGCTGGCGCAGTCCCGTCAGCGCAGCGATGCGCATCGAAGGGGCCGTGACGAGCGCCCATCCCGAGTGTGGCAACGGCGTCACGTGGTCGCTGGAATTGCGTCGCGGTGCCACGCGGCAGATGCTGGCCAAGGGGATCTCGGCCGGAGCTCAGCTGGTGCAGGTCGGCCCCGTGGAGAACATCGCTATTCGACAGGGAGATTTCGTGTCGCTCTTGATCGGCCCTCGCGATGGCAACCATGCCTGCGACCTGACCGACATCGAGCTCGTCTTGTCGACCGGCGGCGATCATTCGCAGGTGTGGAACCTGACGGCCGATGTGTCGCCCGATCTGCTGGCGGGCAATCCACACGCCGACCGGCAGGGCAATGCTGGGGTGTGGCATTTCTATACCGAGCCCGTCAGCGGCGTGCCGTCGGGACCGGTGATTCCGGCCGATTCGATCCTCGCCCGCTGGCAAGCCGTCGAAGGGAAAGAAGAAAAGAACAAGCTCGCCGAAGAGTTGCAATCGCTGCTGCTGGCCGGTCCGCCCGCGGGCGCTCAAACGCCGAACGGGGCGCTCTATCGCCAGCTTGCATCGCTCGGGGGGCCACTCTTCGCGGGCGCCCAGTTGGAGGCGAACAACGCCGCCGGCGCGAGCGGGAATTTGGACTGGGGACTCGATCCCACCCTGTTCGGCAAGAGCCCGAGCGGCGAGCCGATCGATGCGCACGACCTCTGCGTCGCGGCGTCCTCGGTACTCGAGCTCAAGCTACCGGCCGATCTCGTGGGTGGTTGCGAGTTGCTGGCCACGGCCGCACTTCACCCGGTCGAAGGCCGCGACGGGACCGCGCAGGTGGAAATCGCCAGCATCCCCCCGAAGAACACCTCGACGCTACGGGCCGACGCCCCGATTCTCGTCGGCGAAGCCGGTACGCGTCGTGAGGCGCTGGCCCGAGCCTGTGAAGACTTCCGCCGACTGTTCCCTGCGGCATTGTGCTACAACCGCATCGTGCCGGTCGACGAGGCGGTCACGCTGACGCTCTTCCATCGCGAGGACGAGTCGCTGGCTCGGCTGATGCTCGATGACCGCGAACGAGCGGACCTCGATCGCTTGTGGAGCGAGCTGCACTACGTGAGCCAGGACGCGCTCACGCAGGTCGATGCCTTTGCCCAGCTCATGGAGTATGCGACGCAGGATAGCGACCCGCGTTTGTTCGAGCCCTATCGCGAGCCGATCCATCGCCACGCCGCCGAGTATCGACAGCAATTGATCGACACCGAGCCGCAACACCTGGCCGCCGCGCTGGCGCTGGCGGGACGTGCCTATCGGCGACCGCTTCGCGAGAACGAGCAACAAGAGCTGAAGGATCTCTATACGAAGCTTCGGGGTGAAGACATTCCGCACGAGGAGGCGATTCGCCTGCTCGTCGCGCGGATTTTCGTGTCGCCGGCCTTTCTCTACCGCGTGGAAGAGGCCGCGTCGGGGAAAGAGGCACGGCCCATCTCCGATACGGAGCTTGCCAGCCGGCTGAGCTATTTCCTCTGGTCGTCCTGTCCCGACGAGGAGTTGCGCGACCTGGCGGCGGCGGGAGCACTGCACACGGAGGAAGCAATTCTCGCGCAGACGCGCCGCCTGTCGGCCGATCCGAGGGTGCGCCGCATGGCGGTCGAGTTCGCCTCGCAGTGGATCCACGTCTACGACTTCGACACGCTCGACGAGAAGAGCGAACAACATTATCCGGAGTTCAAGACGCTGCGGGGCGACATGTACGAAGAAGCGATTCGCTTCTTTACCGATCTGATTCAGCGCGATGGTTCGGTGCTCGACGTGCTCGATGCGGATTACACGTTCGTGAACGAGCGTTTGGCGGCGTTCTACGGTATCGAAGGCGTCTCCGGTGACGAGTGGCGACGCGTCGAGGGTGTGCGCTCGCTCGGCCGCGGCGGCATTCTCGGCTTTGCGTCGACCCTGGCGAAACAGTCGGGTGCGTCACGCACCAGCCCCACGCTACGTGGCGCCTGGGTCAGCGAGGTCTTGCTGGGTGAAAAGCTGCCGCGTCCCCCCAAGGACGTGCCCCAAATACCCGAGGATGAAACCGCTACGGCGGGGCTCACCGTGCGTCAGCTCGTCGAAAAGCATGCCAGCGATCCACGCTGCTCGACCTGTCACGTGCGCGTCGACCCGTTCGGCTTCGCGCTCGAGGAGTTCGATGCCATCGGCCGCCGCCGCCAGCACGATCTGGCCGATCGGTCTCTCGATACGAACGTCACGCTCCGCGACGGCACGCAGTTCGCCGGGCAGGAGGGGCTGCGGGCCTACCTGCGCAACGAACGACGAGACGCACTCTTGCGACAATTCTGCCGCAAGCTGCTAGGCTATGCCTTGGGGCGCGGCGTGCAATTATCGGACGAACCGCTGCTGGCCGAGATGCAAAGCCGGCTGGCCAGCCGCGACTATCGCTTTTCGGCGGCGGTCGAGGCGATCGTCGTGAGCCCGCAGTTCCGCGAAATCCGTGGTCAAGAATACATCGGCATCGAACCGGTTGAACCTACCGAAGACGAATGA
- a CDS encoding CHAT domain-containing protein, which yields MFVSCVLIFSFAFSTAAESKVVAQEDAADAPTPEQQALLGKFEQQFGEFADLFNAGKLDEATAVGLEAVETSERIRPNRIETTVLLKALGNIYESQGDLQQALAMYRRHADITAANFGEDYYETADAHWTVKRFETLLALKPAEQEELLRAQQLERDAHTAFQKLNYAEAVQLADQALAIREKLLPTPNPQLLSLMRLLGQAHLRQRHLQEAAHYIPAALEMTETLYPEDKYPTRHPSLLDALINMAALQRDMGNMTRAHAELVRNLEVAEALYPPAFGPQPDVARSLGNLGFLEEEMGNYGSARIHLQRAIDLFEQIKDQIPASRPEIVAAKEHEIVTLKQHLGRTHYSLGEIDRAQEIYERDIAFLEKLNAADPTLPVQSELAQAYLYLADVFVYRQQFAEACAEGEKAVRIAEELYPVEKFPQGHPFLIGVWNAQSQLLDSANDLKASQEYASRALQVAEKLFSEESYPQGNFTFVSVLSNVGMLHLKTGELDQAEPYLARAWAICRKMYGSEFYPNGHPRLYGATQNYAMYQARSGNLSHALDLVLDASLMQFKATEDILGDVSEETMHRYVGEQQGATNLLLTLLGTVKNLSPSQIDRAYFMLTDRKTAVLDALFRFRGRQMAFADDEEMERLATELQAARQEQANRALNPAASEDLTDEIQSLEAQLNSRLSGSELAAPPKQVVIPEDLAQLDPACALVDIFRYHPFDFEKLARQPAHYGAIVLRGKPGSRHHFVDLGPAGPIDALVGQIRREVEQAGRALAVADEAEIEEQYKVPARKLYDLVVAPLEKSLDGATTLYLCPDGELTRIPFEALVDEKDKYLIESRAVSYISNSRALIVGNPERSQGTLVFAAPDFKFSGEAVPPSDELAALLRGAPEVEFRGAVPSDLRGLNWSPLPGTVKEAAAIAEILAKDKTYGPVVQVTGAAALEERLKGLKTSPRILHLATHGYYLPSQAAEAEQEVNTQGVERGGMSAAQGLGSLKKQENPLLRSGIVLAGANRQTSDDEAVASESRDDGWVTAEEIGMLKLRGTELVVLSACETGLGDLRTGEGVTGLRRAFAYAGASTLLTSLYKVPDEDTQKLMVDFYRGLAAGKSKSASLRDAELKAIADRRKSEGAAHPFFWASFILVGDPR from the coding sequence ATGTTTGTCTCGTGCGTCCTGATCTTTTCTTTTGCCTTCTCCACGGCCGCCGAGTCGAAAGTCGTTGCACAAGAGGACGCAGCCGACGCTCCCACGCCGGAACAGCAGGCATTATTGGGCAAATTTGAACAGCAATTTGGCGAGTTCGCCGATCTGTTCAACGCCGGAAAGTTGGATGAAGCGACCGCTGTCGGACTCGAGGCGGTCGAGACGTCCGAGCGAATCAGGCCAAATCGAATCGAAACGACTGTTCTACTGAAGGCACTGGGGAACATTTACGAGAGCCAGGGAGACTTGCAACAAGCCCTAGCGATGTACCGTCGGCACGCCGATATCACGGCGGCCAACTTTGGCGAAGACTATTACGAGACGGCCGATGCGCACTGGACCGTCAAACGCTTCGAGACCTTGCTTGCCCTCAAGCCGGCCGAACAAGAAGAACTGCTGCGGGCACAGCAACTGGAGAGAGACGCCCACACGGCATTCCAGAAGCTCAACTATGCCGAGGCCGTGCAACTCGCGGACCAGGCCCTCGCCATCCGCGAAAAGCTCCTTCCAACGCCCAATCCTCAACTACTCTCCCTGATGCGCCTCTTAGGGCAGGCACATTTGCGGCAGCGTCACTTGCAGGAAGCTGCGCATTACATCCCCGCGGCCCTCGAAATGACCGAAACGCTCTACCCCGAGGATAAATACCCCACTCGACATCCCAGTTTGCTTGACGCGCTCATTAACATGGCGGCCCTGCAACGCGACATGGGAAACATGACGCGCGCCCATGCCGAGTTGGTTCGCAACCTGGAAGTGGCCGAGGCACTTTATCCCCCCGCGTTTGGTCCACAGCCCGACGTCGCGCGATCGCTGGGCAATCTGGGATTCCTCGAGGAAGAGATGGGCAACTATGGTAGCGCCCGGATTCATCTCCAACGCGCCATCGACCTCTTCGAGCAAATCAAGGACCAGATACCCGCGTCTCGGCCCGAGATCGTCGCTGCCAAGGAACATGAGATTGTCACTCTCAAGCAGCACCTCGGGCGTACACACTACTCCCTGGGAGAAATCGATCGAGCTCAAGAGATCTACGAGCGCGACATTGCCTTTCTCGAAAAACTGAACGCTGCCGACCCGACTCTCCCGGTGCAAAGTGAATTGGCGCAGGCCTATTTGTACCTGGCAGACGTGTTCGTCTATCGCCAGCAATTTGCCGAGGCATGCGCCGAAGGCGAAAAGGCCGTGAGAATCGCCGAAGAGCTTTACCCGGTCGAGAAGTTTCCGCAGGGGCATCCTTTTCTCATTGGCGTTTGGAACGCCCAGTCGCAACTGCTCGACAGCGCAAACGATCTGAAGGCATCGCAGGAATACGCGTCGCGCGCTTTGCAAGTGGCCGAGAAGCTTTTTTCCGAGGAGTCGTATCCGCAGGGGAATTTCACGTTCGTGTCGGTCCTCAGCAACGTGGGGATGCTCCATCTCAAGACGGGTGAGTTGGACCAGGCAGAGCCCTACCTCGCGCGGGCGTGGGCCATCTGTCGAAAAATGTACGGCTCGGAGTTCTATCCCAATGGCCATCCGCGCCTCTACGGCGCGACGCAGAACTATGCCATGTACCAGGCCCGAAGCGGGAACCTGTCGCACGCCTTGGACTTGGTGCTCGATGCCAGTCTGATGCAGTTCAAGGCGACGGAGGACATCCTGGGAGACGTCTCGGAAGAGACGATGCACCGTTATGTCGGCGAGCAGCAAGGGGCCACCAACCTGCTGTTGACGTTGCTTGGCACCGTCAAGAATCTTTCGCCGTCGCAGATCGACCGTGCCTACTTCATGCTGACAGACCGCAAGACCGCCGTGCTCGACGCGTTGTTTCGCTTTCGTGGACGACAGATGGCCTTTGCCGATGACGAAGAAATGGAACGGTTGGCAACCGAGTTGCAAGCGGCACGGCAAGAGCAAGCGAACCGCGCCTTGAATCCCGCGGCATCCGAGGATTTAACGGATGAGATCCAATCGCTCGAAGCACAGTTGAATTCACGACTTTCTGGCAGCGAATTGGCAGCGCCTCCCAAGCAGGTGGTGATCCCGGAAGACCTTGCCCAGTTAGATCCCGCTTGCGCCCTGGTGGACATTTTTCGCTACCACCCCTTCGACTTTGAGAAGCTTGCCCGCCAGCCGGCGCACTACGGTGCGATCGTGCTCCGCGGAAAGCCGGGGTCGCGCCATCATTTTGTCGATTTGGGCCCGGCCGGGCCGATTGATGCGCTGGTCGGACAAATCCGCCGCGAGGTAGAGCAAGCGGGCCGCGCTCTGGCCGTCGCGGACGAGGCTGAGATCGAGGAACAATACAAGGTTCCCGCTCGCAAGCTTTACGATCTGGTCGTGGCCCCACTCGAGAAGTCGCTCGACGGCGCCACGACGTTGTACCTCTGTCCCGACGGAGAGCTGACGCGAATCCCCTTCGAGGCCCTGGTCGACGAGAAGGACAAATACCTGATCGAGTCGCGTGCAGTGTCGTATATCAGTAATAGCCGGGCGCTGATCGTCGGCAATCCTGAGCGGTCACAAGGCACGCTCGTCTTCGCCGCGCCCGACTTCAAGTTCAGTGGCGAGGCAGTGCCGCCGAGCGATGAGCTAGCCGCCTTGCTGCGCGGCGCACCCGAGGTCGAGTTTCGCGGCGCCGTGCCGAGCGACCTGCGCGGCCTGAATTGGAGCCCCTTGCCAGGCACCGTCAAGGAAGCGGCCGCCATCGCCGAAATCCTGGCCAAGGACAAGACGTATGGGCCGGTGGTTCAAGTGACCGGCGCGGCGGCATTGGAAGAACGTCTCAAGGGACTGAAAACGTCGCCGCGTATCTTGCACCTCGCGACGCATGGCTATTACCTGCCGAGTCAGGCAGCCGAGGCCGAGCAGGAGGTAAACACTCAGGGCGTCGAACGTGGCGGTATGAGCGCCGCCCAGGGGCTCGGCTCGTTGAAGAAGCAAGAGAATCCGCTGCTGCGATCGGGTATCGTCCTCGCCGGCGCGAATCGTCAGACAAGCGACGACGAGGCCGTAGCGTCAGAATCACGCGACGACGGCTGGGTCACCGCCGAAGAGATCGGCATGTTGAAGCTCCGCGGCACGGAGTTGGTCGTGCTCTCGGCGTGCGAGACCGGTTTGGGCGACCTGCGCACCGGCGAAGGGGTCACCGGACTGCGGCGTGCGTTTGCTTACGCCGGCGCAAGCACGCTGCTGACTAGCTTGTACAAGGTGCCCGACGAGGACACGCAAAAGCTGATGGTCGACTTCTACCGCGGACTGGCGGCCGGCAAGTCGAAATCGGCCTCGCTGCGCGACGCGGAACTAAAGGCCATCGCCGATCGCCGCAAGAGCGAAGGCGCTGCCCATCCGTTCTTCTGGGCGAGTTTTATTCTCGTCGGCGATCCGCGATAA
- a CDS encoding DUF1552 domain-containing protein — protein sequence MNLHHFSRRTFLRGVGVTMALPWMESRLVWGDEAPAVAKGSEAPIRLAVLFSGNGFHSTEWWARGEGSQMELGQVLAPLHDYREKMLFIRGLYNEEALKGNIHSSQTGNLLSGAPLASGGEIRSGTSIDQLLAQTYGQSTKVPSLVLGCEKSNPSVHKNYSMLYSSHISWSSPTTPTPLELYPALAFDRLFKDEVGRGDKSVLDAVLEDARGFRQQVSKNDQRKLDEYLDSVREVEQRIEQAGKQGELQGWRPTLMQPNMARPDEGVPQNIADHMRLMCDILVLGFQTDTTRICTLKLNNDHSSLRFPHLNVDYMIHHLLSHSDTADWLKVNQFFLEQLAYVAGKLDAIQEGERTALDNSMLLYCSSMMTGGHDATQLPVVLLGGGGGKLQGGRVLDYLGQSNRKMCSLYLSMLDKAGLHLDRFGDSTERLAEI from the coding sequence ATGAACCTGCACCATTTTTCGCGCCGCACGTTTCTCCGCGGAGTCGGGGTCACGATGGCGCTGCCATGGATGGAATCGCGACTGGTGTGGGGAGACGAGGCGCCGGCCGTCGCCAAGGGCAGCGAAGCGCCCATCCGCCTGGCGGTGCTCTTCTCGGGCAATGGCTTCCACAGCACGGAGTGGTGGGCACGCGGCGAGGGAAGCCAGATGGAGTTGGGCCAGGTCCTCGCGCCTTTGCACGACTACCGCGAGAAGATGCTCTTCATTCGCGGCCTCTATAACGAGGAGGCACTCAAGGGGAACATCCACAGTTCGCAGACGGGCAATCTGCTCTCCGGCGCCCCGCTCGCCTCGGGAGGCGAAATCCGCTCCGGCACGAGCATCGATCAGTTGCTCGCCCAGACGTATGGGCAATCGACCAAGGTGCCCAGCCTGGTGCTGGGCTGCGAAAAGTCGAACCCCTCGGTCCACAAGAACTACTCGATGCTTTACAGCTCCCACATCTCGTGGAGCTCGCCCACCACGCCCACGCCGCTCGAGTTGTACCCGGCGCTGGCGTTCGATCGGCTGTTCAAGGACGAAGTCGGTCGGGGCGACAAGAGCGTGCTCGATGCCGTGCTGGAAGATGCCCGCGGCTTCCGCCAGCAAGTCAGCAAGAATGATCAGCGTAAGCTGGACGAATATCTCGACTCGGTCCGCGAGGTCGAGCAGCGTATCGAACAAGCCGGCAAGCAGGGAGAGTTGCAGGGCTGGCGTCCCACGCTGATGCAGCCGAACATGGCCCGTCCCGACGAAGGCGTGCCGCAGAACATCGCCGACCACATGCGGCTGATGTGCGATATTCTCGTGCTCGGCTTCCAGACCGATACGACGCGCATCTGCACGCTGAAGCTGAACAACGACCACAGCTCGCTGCGTTTCCCGCACTTGAACGTCGACTACATGATCCACCATCTGCTGTCGCACTCCGACACGGCCGACTGGCTCAAGGTGAATCAATTCTTCCTCGAACAGCTCGCCTACGTCGCCGGCAAGCTCGACGCCATTCAGGAAGGAGAACGCACGGCGCTCGATAATTCGATGCTGCTCTACTGTTCGAGCATGATGACCGGCGGCCACGATGCCACGCAGTTGCCCGTCGTACTGCTGGGCGGGGGGGGTGGAAAGCTCCAGGGTGGCCGCGTGCTCGATTACCTCGGCCAGTCGAATCGCAAAATGTGCAGCCTCTACCTGTCGATGCTCGACAAGGCCGGCCTGCACCTCGACCGCTTCGGCGACTCGACCGAACGTTTGGCCGAGATTTGA
- a CDS encoding Gfo/Idh/MocA family oxidoreductase, with protein MQGKTTRRKFLAHTTETAALLAAVSALGSVHALADEPEEKLNLGIIGCGGMMRGHVKGLVDRNENVSFAWLCDIDPQQLDQTSRIVTRHQSAAPRQTQRFEEVIADKNVDACIIATPHHWHTPIALAAMAAGKDVYIEKPISHVYHEGLLVMAAAEKYNRVVQQGIQMRSSPVTLKAEKLLQEGILGEVKVARAWTAEMRNVVAPVPDSEAAAGVDYDRWLGPAPKRPFNPQRFHGSWRMFRDYGNGEIGDDGVHDLDMATWGLGVDTVPRQITARGGRMLPGETASDYPDNMHVTYEYPDGKILVYENYPFTAYGLHGFDNGNVFYGTEGYMIFSRRGAFSVFLGPKNKPGPTEGKEIRGQNGYAEHMRDFLTAVRKRTPTRASARTAHHSCALVHLGDIAYQTRGRLEFDAEQNRFIDCNEANSLLTKEYRSPYGLPG; from the coding sequence ATGCAGGGGAAGACGACACGTCGCAAGTTCCTGGCCCACACGACCGAGACGGCCGCCCTGTTGGCTGCGGTGTCGGCCCTGGGAAGCGTACATGCTCTGGCCGATGAACCCGAAGAGAAGCTGAACCTGGGCATCATCGGTTGTGGCGGCATGATGCGCGGCCACGTGAAGGGGCTCGTCGACCGTAACGAGAACGTCTCGTTCGCCTGGCTGTGCGATATCGACCCGCAACAACTCGATCAGACGAGCAGGATCGTCACGCGGCATCAGAGTGCCGCGCCCAGGCAGACGCAGCGCTTCGAGGAGGTGATCGCCGACAAGAACGTCGACGCCTGCATCATCGCCACGCCCCACCACTGGCATACCCCCATCGCCTTGGCTGCCATGGCGGCGGGGAAAGATGTCTATATCGAGAAGCCGATCTCGCACGTTTACCACGAAGGGCTGCTCGTCATGGCCGCGGCCGAAAAGTACAACCGAGTCGTGCAGCAAGGCATCCAGATGCGCAGCAGCCCTGTAACTTTGAAGGCAGAAAAGCTGCTCCAGGAGGGGATCCTTGGCGAGGTCAAAGTTGCTCGCGCGTGGACGGCCGAAATGCGCAACGTCGTGGCTCCCGTGCCCGACAGCGAGGCGGCCGCCGGAGTGGATTACGACCGCTGGTTGGGGCCGGCGCCGAAACGGCCCTTCAATCCGCAGCGTTTCCACGGTTCGTGGCGGATGTTTCGCGACTATGGCAACGGCGAGATCGGCGACGACGGCGTCCACGATCTCGACATGGCCACCTGGGGCCTCGGCGTCGACACGGTGCCGCGGCAGATTACGGCGCGCGGCGGCCGCATGCTGCCGGGTGAGACCGCCAGCGATTATCCCGACAACATGCACGTCACCTACGAGTATCCCGACGGCAAGATCCTGGTGTACGAGAACTACCCCTTCACGGCCTACGGCCTGCACGGTTTCGACAACGGCAACGTCTTCTACGGCACGGAAGGATACATGATCTTCTCGCGCCGCGGGGCGTTCAGTGTCTTCCTGGGTCCGAAGAACAAGCCGGGACCGACGGAAGGCAAGGAGATCCGCGGGCAAAACGGTTACGCCGAGCACATGCGCGATTTCCTCACCGCCGTGCGCAAACGCACGCCCACCCGGGCCTCGGCCCGTACGGCGCACCATAGTTGTGCGCTCGTACACCTGGGAGACATCGCCTATCAGACGCGGGGCCGGTTGGAATTCGATGCCGAACAGAATCGTTTTATCGATTGCAACGAAGCGAATTCGCTGCTGACGAAGGAGTATCGTTCGCCCTATGGGCTACCGGGTTAG